The Nomia melanderi isolate GNS246 chromosome 6, iyNomMela1, whole genome shotgun sequence genomic sequence GCGCGATACATCGTGACGCTATCGAAATAACGCCGCGCGGTCGCTTGTAAAGCGGCATTCCCACTTATTCGCGATCGTCGCGTACGAGGGCAATAAGAAACCTTTGCCCGTGCGCGTCGGCCATTTTATTCGAGGATGATATGTGCTCGGAGCATCCGGAGACGCGCAAATTatcgaaatcaaagtgcagCCGGCTAGACGATACATCTACGCGAAAAATCGGTCGAAAATATGGAACAAATGTTTACTCCGAGATATTTTGTCGTCGAGATAATCGACTTCGGCATTTTGCACGACACTTTAGCCGCGCGAGAAGTGGAAACTGCAAGCTATGCACAGACACGTGCGCCGATAACGTTTCCTGCATTCTCCAGTTATCTTTCGGCGCGGAGTCATTCCGCTTTCGGTTCCATTACACTTTCGAGGTATCTCATAACTGTACGAGCAGATCTCGAGGAAAAGAAGTCTCGTGACTGGCTCTGGAATGCGTCCAATATTTCGAGATTACGCGGCTACGCGTAATACCCGTTGGACGCAACGCTCAGCCGTCCGTCGTTCTCTTGAATCATGTTGGACGGTGATAAGGTCGTTCCTCGAAGACCTCGAATATGAATGGGACGGTTAGACGTACTTAGGCAAACGACCAACTCGCGTTCTGACGAATATCGTCGGATACGATCGCTTTCTTCGCGGAGAATAAGTATTCGCGGGAAGTTACTTGAAACTCGCTGGAGCTACTCTGCTAACATTCCCTCGTCtcgtgtatttaataaattgaagGATTGACGAATAAATTCGTAATaagctaatatttaatatatctaaagatttaaattgtttttattcctaatcgtaccacgatgtgactcagtcacttatgagtaTAAAagagattaaaatgttattgtttctgtttacaaggcccaaattttaaaagtctaagaaaacttttgaaattgcaatatgaaataatcgaagaatttaaataaaacgttcaaatgtgactcaaagtcacttatgagaataaaaggaatgatgaaaatattattgtttctgtttatagggctcaaattttaaaagcccaagaaAACTTTCGtaattgcaatataaaataatcaaagaatttaaGTATTTATGTGACTCGATGTCGCATCGTGGTCTGATTAGGGTTAAGACTACTACTTCACGTAATTTGTTGTCAATACTTCCATTTTCAAAGCTACTCGAATGAGTTCCAGTCTAATTCCATGTATTACTCGATACAATATCCTCTTAACGTAACGCTTCGACGCAGCGTGATCGATGTCACTCCCATTATCGAACGATTGAAAAGTATCGGCGCATTGCTAGATAAGCGGATCTCCTTGGTCGATTGGCTAAGCATCGAATAACGTTATCGCGTTGTCTATCGGCGGGGCGAAAAGAACGCGCGTATCGCGGGCGACGTGCCGAGCGACGGTTTTTATCAGCGCCGATACGGGGATCGGTTAACGCCGGACAGGTTTCCGTCGTTGTCACGTTTCTCCTGTAGGCACGTTCTAATTTTAGATGGCGGGCGAGCATATACAAACTCGTCTGGCTAGACCTGGCCCTCTTCCTCTTCATATACTACACGCTGTCGAGCATTTATCGGCTGATACTCGACGAGGAGCAGAAGAAGATCTTCGAGGCGATCGTGGCGTACTGCAACGAGTACAGCGACCTGATACCGTTGTCGTTCGTCCTTGGTTTCTACGTTAGCATCGTCATGACCAGATGGTGGAATCAATACATGGTGATACCGTGGCCAGACTCTATCGCGGTCTTCGTGTCGGCGACTATTCACGGCAACGACGAGAGGGGTCGATTGATGCGCCGAACTATCGTCAGGTACGACTGCCCCGGTAACGCCGTCGACGATAGCGACGGCGGCTAAACACGCCGAGATTCCTCTATGGTTTATATCCGTCGCGACGGATCGCGACGCGATACGCGTTGCGAATGAGACGGATTCGTTGCTTGGTTTAGCAGATCTGTAGGATTAGTAGTTGGATCCAATATTAACCTTTGACTCGAAAGGCGCCttgataaaattttcaattcaatattaatgtgCAACGTGTCAACGCatgaaacatcgaagtaaaacagttcagtcccttaatttatagaagataagcAATCGCGTTAGTTGCGaagaatatcgttaatatttagtcaggaagtaatgaatatttttcatgaaaaatattgtcgagtgcaaagggttaaccccttggcctatgatctctttctcaactctgatcgatacggctactttgtcattaatttattggaaaaagagaaaaattcgaagcatatttatatatataattcgaaGAACCGTTTCCTAGGGGAACGAAGTCCTCGGTGACTTTTCCATCAGTTCCCGTTTGTCCGTTAGGTACGTGTGCGTGTGCCTGACGCTGGTGCTGACGATGGTCTCGCCCCGCGTGAAGAAGCGTTTCCCCACGTTGGACCACCTGGTGGACACCGGTCTGCTGCTGGAGAACGAGCTGGTGATATTCCAGAGCCTGAACGACAAGTTCCCGAAACCGAGCAAGCACTGGCTGCCGATCGTTTGGGCGTCGAGCATCGTCACTCGGGCCAGGAAAGAGGGCCGGATTCGCGACGACTTCGCTGTGAAGACGCTGATCGACGAGCTGAACAAGTTCCGCGGCCTCTGCGGCAGCCTCATGCACTACGACACCATCAGCGTGCCTCTGGTCTACACTCAGGTAGAACTTTTCACTGAGATTTGTCTCATTTGTCCGTCTAGCGGTGTTCcgcgaaatttttatttgtctgTCGATATTGTATTTTCGGATTGCTTGATGTTCCACAGTGTTTCGGGATCGAAATTTGATggacccttagcactccaggttgttttgtaatctatcagtagctataatttttatagtattcctagcgaaaatgagaaatgctatattccttcgatcttttattttccttcttagaaaatttggatgcgcggaaagtcgaataatttcagggtggtttctttaagattcattaaaatgtttaatattagaactggtgtaatattggagcctacagagttcaaagggttaaaattactaTTGGTATTTTTaccttattattattttatattattactaattagtAGTTTTGAAGGGAAGGGTTCTTTCGAGGCGGCTGTCGCCATATTTCTTGGTCGCTTCTTCCGCAGGTCGTCACGTTGGCTGTGTACACGTACTTTTTGACGAGCGTGATGGGCCGGCAATGGGTACAGAATTCGAATACGTCGACGATCGATTGCTACTTCCCAGTATTCACGACGCTGCAGTTCTTCTTCTACATGGGTTGGCTGAAGGTCGCTGAAACTTTAATCAATCCGTTcggcgaggacgacgacgacttCGAAGTTAACTGGATAATCGACAGGAATTTACAAGTGAGTCCTCGCGACGGATCTCGGGTTTCATTGGTTTACTTAAACGCGGTGTCCTCTTTAGCACTTTGAACCTTGAATGAGATTCACTTTGAATAGGTTCGATTGTTAAGGTGTAGAAAACAGGTGGTAGACTTTTAGACTCTAACTTCGATTTTGGTACTTCTGGAATAATATAAGTAAACTAAAGTGATATGTTTTATGTAATTACTAAGTAAAGGCAACGGTAATTGACCTGTGATCGGTAGTAGTGATATAGTGTTTTATGTAATTACAAAGTAAAGGCACCGGTAATTGACCAGTGATTGATATTGGgccatttttcagaaaaatggaaataaggtttttaaaactaataatcGATAAAGACACTTTTACccgaatcaaattatttatcgcAAAGGCAAGCAATTTACTGGATTAACGTTGGCTGTACGCTTCCAACTTCCAACACGGGATTAACTTCTTTCCATTCGCATTATTCCTTTTACCAGCAATTCCTCATAACCGCTGCAAATAAGCGACATTAAAGTAATCACCATTAGTGTTTTCCGTTTCACTATAAGTGGTCAACAGCTGATACGATCAATTACTAGTTTCCTCGTTCTAAAGGACGCTCAACTTCTCTACGGAAGTATCGAACGTTCAGAAATCTTTCAGAGAACGTTcagaagaaaccgaaaataatctatcactacaatattcatagcgattacatttcaatcgtgtCAAATGCTCGATACTTAggatttttatagggatttcatatcagtcgtattaaatccacggtagttccagtgttaacaagAAACCATAAATTCAGggacgaaactattttctttcaatatttcacggattgatgcattgcacgaagtttaaatatattaatacaacaTTCATAGCGATTGCATTTCGATCCTATCAAATGCTCGATACTTCTACTGTTAATCAGAAATCGCATTCGAGTGTTTCAACGAGAAACCCAGACAACTGTTCGAATTTCGAAATGTTAACGATCGCACGTCGTTGTCTGTCGAAAGGTGAGCTACCTCATCGTCGACGAGATGCACCACGAGCATCCAGAGTTGATCCGCGATCAGTATTGGGACGAGGTCTTCCCCACAGAGCTTCCGTACACAGCGGCATCGCAGGCATTCCGCGAGGAGCATCCGCAGCCGTCCACCGCCGGGATCCAATTATCAGCTGCCCAACAGGAATTGCAACCGTCCTCGGTCAGGATAGACGAGATGGCAGCGGAATATCAGCAGAAGTACCGACCGGACATCGCCGACGACGCTGCGTCTGGCATACACTTCACGGCGACCGGAAAAATGTCAAGGTTGGACCGCGCGGCGCACCGCCTTTCAATCGCTCCGCGCTCACGCGATGCATCGCGTTTTGTTTCGAGCCTTGTCATTTTTATCACTTGGCAAACTCCATTTGTTTTGATTAATCTCTCACCTTTGCATTCGACGcactaatgtttcttttttcttcgacaCTCGCGTTTCGTTACAAGTCTGAGGATTGTttggaattaacccttcgcggacgaaacctatttgaaatatgcaaaacttaattgcttaattaatggaGAGGAAGCTACGTACAGATCTCTCGTTTAAGTAGTTCAATCATTTATTTACGACGTGTTCCGAATGATTTGAtctctccgaaatgtcgacattcgtccgcgacaGGTTAAACTCCATTCGCGAATTTGTCGcttagaagccaatgcggttaagtcgatttttcgatatttcctcatttctctaaattttgatggaataaataatattccttctAGTTACCAAAGTATTCGCATCCTTCTTTTCATAGCTTTCGAATCTCTcgtacaatcatttcagaagccaaaccATTAATTTCCTCAGTTCCTCTTTTCCAAGCTGAACCGCATATGCTTCCAAGCGACTCGATTAAACAGTGATCATTAGAATCTTCACGTATTTCCATTTCAAAGTAAGATTCGCAGTtgaccttttgcggacgaagattgaaagtatacaaaacctttagattctgctaaattaaacaccgAACGCTTAAACCATAGAGAACAAGGAAACTGTGTACAGATTTCTTGCTGTCCCAACAGTTAAATCACTTGttcgcaacttggtattccaagcatggaagtttgatctctccaaaatgccgacattcgttcgcaaaaaGTTAAATCAGCATTCCAGTAAAAATCAACGCTAGTATCGAACGAAACTCTCGAAACCTCGTGAACATCGCGATCCATTACTCTCATTCAcattaaacattgaattttccaTCTGCATACGCATTCGTCGCTCAACCAGGAGCAACACGGAGAGCGGCAAAATAACGAGGTAATACTGTACATGTCCGCTTCATCGCGCATTTATCAAGCCACGGCACGGGACGCCCGAGGACCATTTTTTATGGAACGGGAGGTGTATGTTTATTCGTAGAAGCGCGAGCCGGGTGAGCAATCGGGACCGTACGCTGAGCGGCGGCTCGACGCCGAGCAACTTGGGCGGTTCGCTTACAAGAGTGAACAGCGTGACCAGCGTGCTCAAGCGATTGTTCAGCAAGGAGGACAGGCCGGACAGCGGCGTTAGCATCGGTACCAAAACTCCGGGGAGGCTGGCGGGGTCTAGTTCCTCGGCTTCTTTGCAGAACCGAGCGTTAGGTGAGTTCACGTGAAAGAACTTTCTTGAAAGGACTCGGGATTACGACGCTGATTCCTCGCTGATTCGCATTACCTTGAGATATGCTATCAAACTCtatgaaagaaatgtttgaagATATCTCTGTAAATATCTGGAGAACTAAAGCCGATCGGTGGCAATGTGTATATCGAGAGGTTGTTTAGAACGATAAGTTATTTGCGAAGAGAGTAAATATGATCTTAATCTTAATATATCGTTAAGGTGATTATTCTGAACGTCTGGAGATTGAAACCTTTTGACACTGAGTGTTCAAAGTTacttcattttcattcattcgTTCGTATGTTCCGAGGAATCAGTGTAAATAACCGAACTCGCGAGGAGCATCATTCATTGCCCAAGCTTCATTCTAACGAGATAGATGACAGCGTAGCAGTCTCTAATGACACGTTAGCTGCAGAACGACAGCTTTTCTTTCTGATTGATGGCTAGCGTCCTATCAGCTGAGATTATTCTCAGCGTAGTCTTATCTCAGTTGCATAATAATCGGTCGCGAGCATGTAATTTCTACAACGTTGCGCAAGTGGAAGCATTGGCAAATAAAAGCCAGAGGCTGCCTCGAAAGTATACCCACGATTAACTCTTGGACGAAACGGTTTGAAACAGCTGGTGGCGGCTCGATGAGGATAGGGGTGATCAAGGAGGAGGCTGACGAGCAGATGACCCTGACGTCGATGAAATCGGACAAGAGGCCACACGTGCAGAGCATATTCTCGCCGGGACCGCCGCCTCCGAGTGCGCCGGTCACCGTGCCCGGCACCGAGCACACCAGGAACGGGGAAATATTCTCGACCAGCGCTCCAGTGACCGGCGTCCTGGTGGGGAGCAACGGGGATGGGACTGGAAGCGCCAACGACAGGCCGTACGTGCCAGGATCAAGGTTAATCATCGACCGAACGCACATTTATCTGTCCACTGCATTTCCATGTTAACcgttcgcactcgagaggcgactttcAGTCGCCGTTTGATCTGTCCCAGGAAAATTGtaacattgaaaattcaatattaactgaatgccatggtcaccggtgatcactgaccaaatcgaattactatagttcactcgattaaacgatgattgtatgaaaatatttctatattgtaaataatgttatctaatGTAGTGACATCTAGATGAATGTGGAATAGTAATGCAAatcgattaaatgatttaatattttttccattttgtgtatttccctTTAtggaatcgtgcggcgttcaacgtgttaaattttatacaatgaatttatgcaaggtaCCTCTTTATGTCAATTacgaaaaatatcattgacatttcatcaaaagattatgaatatttatcgagaaaaatattctcgagtgcaaagggttaaatcgtttCGTAGCGAACGGCTTCGCTCGTGGCAACAAGTTCAGTTTGATCGACCACGTGCCGTGTTATGTGGAGATTGATTCGTTACCGGGATTCCCAGTAATTAGCAAATATCGGTGACATTCGCTTGCATAGCTCGAGTATCTTTTACTAGTAAGCATTGCAACAAATGCGAGATATAAGAGTCTTCTTTCTGGCAAatcgttaacactggaactaccgggtGCCTCGGAACGATCGGTTCCCGATTTCTGTTTCTGTAATTGAGTTGCTCAGAAACCACTGCAGAAAACAAACATTAAGAAGATTCATGTTAATACGTTGGTTCATTAATTCGAGCAGAGAAGTATACAAAGTCTTTCAAAGGTCactaaaactgacaaaaatcaGAGTGTCAGAAAATCGAGTTCTGAATCTACGCGACTCAGTTATGCAGCAAAATGCTTCTCAAAGTTACCAAACGATAACGCAGAGTCATAAATCATTCGAAATCTCAATTTCCTCGATAAAGTCGAGCCTGCCGGATAGTTCGAGCGTTAACGATGAAATAACTTCGAGTACAATTACGGAAGAGCTTGTACGTCAACGTATTAACATTCCAGATCCGCCGGACAAAAGACAGAGGTCGTTGTAAATCGTTCGCGTTCTAACATTCCGAGCGAGCCTGCGAAGCTTCCTTTTCAAAATGAGATTCGCGTGATTCCAGAGCGGAACGCACGACGCAATCGGCGCGGTCCAGCGTCGCCTATGATCCAGCGACGAGTTACGGGGGCAGCGGATTGGCGGACGACGAGCTGATCAGCACCCGCAGCTCCTCCTGCACCAGCGTCAACTCGGACGACGAGTTCACCAAGCTGAAGACGGAGAGGGAGAAGCAAAGACGGGACAGGGTGGTCAGGAGGCTGGCCAGGAGCACCAGCGGCCACACGAATCTGCTCGGCGCCCAATCGAGGAGCGTCCTGGACACGGAGCACCTGCTGCTGTCGGAGCTCGCGAACACGTCGCGAATGTCCATGGAGGCGAGCGATCGCGACGACAAAGTGGAGACCGATCGGCTTTAGCAACGATTCCGCTGGGCCTTCTTCGAAGTTTAGCCTCCTCGGAACCTCCCGGGGGACTGCGGCGATATTTATTTAGGAAGACTATCGACCGGTCGCGCGGTCGAGCGAAAGTAAACGATTATTAACGCATTTTCACAGTCGCCAACGGTCGAGCCATTTGTTAGTGTACATACGAACTTTTTACTTGAAGTTGTCCGAGGAGATTCGGGAGAAACGCTCGTGAACGGTCGCGAACGACGCGCGGGGAACCAAGTTCGGGTAGAAATCGGCGGTAGTCGCGAAGGTAGGTACGCGAGGAGATTAGGAAACGTTTGGGGAGGAAGTCGAGAGTCGAAGGAAGCTGTGGAAGAGAATCCGATAAACATTCCGTCGATGGACGAGACGGTTCTCGCTGGAGAACGTGGATCGAGAAACGGACTCTCTTGGGTGATCGTTTGCGATCGGAACATTGGTACCAAATTTTTACACGCTCAAGAGTTCTTTGTATATTCTGCTATGTGCAGAGTGTGGTTGGAAACCTTTGGGTCTCCACAGCGGAATCTACTACTCGTTAATTCGAATAAGTCCCACGATTGCACTGCGGATTCTTATGCGTTGACCGAGGAGAGAACGTTGAATTAACTTTCAAGCGGGATTTAGACCGATGATTTTACAGAGTTTCATTGTTTGTTGTGTTACCTTTGAACTTGGAAAGAAATTTAGTTCGTTGTGATACAGTGTTTTTGGAATTCGATTGTTTCTCATAGGAATCCGTGGTCTAATTACGAAGATAATGTCTAATGCGCTGTCCGAAGATCGAGCGCTCGCATCGAAGCAATCTGAAAGTGGACTTGTATATACCGGTATACCTTTCACACGAAACTCTACGTATCTATAATTAGACAATAATCGCGTAAACATTGTCATCGAATATCGCCTTACGGGAGCTCAGTTTTATACGTCGACGGTCACGATTCGCAATTTCAGTCGAAACTGTCGGGGGCAGCTTCGAGAATTGTGAACTCGGTTGACGACCGGTCGAGACTCGCGATCCTCATTTTCTATATTCCATTCACGATCGATATAAAAAATGAGAGAACGTCGAGCGGCAGGGAGTAGCGTGGAATTCTAGATAATTGCCGGCGTGTCGAGCTCTCGCGAAAATCGTATCTCGTCTAGGAAAAGCCGCGAAGCTTACATTGAACCGTGAAAAGTTGTGAAAAGTGCCTGCCTCGAGCCTATCGGTGTCCAACCGTAAACCGGTACTCGACGTTACCTTTATCGCGAAGCAAGCGTGTAACCGTGTTCGTTTCGCGAAAACGCGAGCGGCGTTACGCTTGAAAATAGCGCTtctcttcgtttcgtttcgtacgGCGACGCGTTTTCGTGCACGCACATTCCATGAATCGTAGATGGACGTCGGTCGGCGACAAGATCGACGGAACGATCGCACATTTGCGGGATAAGGTTAATTTGATAAGTAGACTGCCGAAGTTCAATGCGGATTTACATTTTCCCGGGGAACTTTGACACTGGAACCAACAACGATCGCGTCGAAGCGTCTTCGTGCCGATTTCTTCTGTCGAAATTGCGAGACACCACTCGGAAGAAATCGTCGAACGAACGTTAAGTCGGGTTAATTAATCGATAATTCTAGCGCTAAAGGGACTAACGTTGTATGTGATCGGATCTTCGTCGCGAATCGCTTCTGTAGATCGAAAGTAAAGCGAAGCAGCGTGAACCTTGTCgagaaagtttataattttttaaagtcttTTATACGCTGTACATGCATAATCGTTCCGCGGTCTATCGATAAGTCTCCTGTACTCGCGGAGCGTGCTCGCGATCTTTCGAACGGTTTCGACGATCGCGACATGGCCGTGAATTACGATCGCGAGGAGTTCGGTTTTCACGTTCGAGACGCGATCGCGTGATAATTTCGTACGCCGCGAGGAATCGGCGAGATTCTCGCCGCGAGGATTCCGAAACGGTGCGGCATGTCCATCTTGTACAGTAGAGCGTACTTAATTGCGTAGCGTAATCAGCACTCGTTACTGCCTGCGCATAATTCACGTTTGACGGCTCGTCCGTCGTTTCGGGGTTACATTCCAGAGCGTGGACGGATATTATGGTGCTCATGGTTTAGCGGTTCGTTCAACAGTATTACACAGTAGCGAAACGCTTGTCCGGAATGTCGGAAACACTTTGATTTCGTTTGAATAAATGAGAGTGAATGCAAACAGTGCTGACTTATTTGAAACGAGACACGTCGAGTAGAAACATTTACGGTTGCTCGTGACGAGGAACAGTTAAAGGAATGAAAAGAGATTGTTTTCagtgattttgttttattaaataatggtTGGATATTTATGTTCACTGCACATTCTTGCGAGCAACTGTATGTTACATCTGATACTTCCACCCTTCGATCCTGGtgaattctattaataattcgtACCGATTTAATCTGAACTTTTTATCGCATGAAACTTT encodes the following:
- the LOC116430199 gene encoding bestrophin-2 isoform X1: MTVTYTAEVATCKGLGCFLKLLLRWRASIYKLVWLDLALFLFIYYTLSSIYRLILDEEQKKIFEAIVAYCNEYSDLIPLSFVLGFYVSIVMTRWWNQYMVIPWPDSIAVFVSATIHGNDERGRLMRRTIVRYVCVCLTLVLTMVSPRVKKRFPTLDHLVDTGLLLENELVIFQSLNDKFPKPSKHWLPIVWASSIVTRARKEGRIRDDFAVKTLIDELNKFRGLCGSLMHYDTISVPLVYTQVVTLAVYTYFLTSVMGRQWVQNSNTSTIDCYFPVFTTLQFFFYMGWLKVAETLINPFGEDDDDFEVNWIIDRNLQVSYLIVDEMHHEHPELIRDQYWDEVFPTELPYTAASQAFREEHPQPSTAGIQLSAAQQELQPSSVRIDEMAAEYQQKYRPDIADDAASGIHFTATGKMSRSNTESGKITRSASRVSNRDRTLSGGSTPSNLGGSLTRVNSVTSVLKRLFSKEDRPDSGVSIGTKTPGRLAGSSSSASLQNRALAGGGSMRIGVIKEEADEQMTLTSMKSDKRPHVQSIFSPGPPPPSAPVTVPGTEHTRNGEIFSTSAPVTGVLVGSNGDGTGSANDRPYVPGSRAERTTQSARSSVAYDPATSYGGSGLADDELISTRSSSCTSVNSDDEFTKLKTEREKQRRDRVVRRLARSTSGHTNLLGAQSRSVLDTEHLLLSELANTSRMSMEASDRDDKVETDRL
- the LOC116430199 gene encoding bestrophin-2 isoform X2 — encoded protein: MTVTYTAEVATCKGLGCFLKLLLRWRASIYKLVWLDLALFLFIYYTLSSIYRLILDEEQKKIFEAIVAYCNEYSDLIPLSFVLGFYVSIVMTRWWNQYMVIPWPDSIAVFVSATIHGNDERGRLMRRTIVRYVCVCLTLVLTMVSPRVKKRFPTLDHLVDTGLLLENELVIFQSLNDKFPKPSKHWLPIVWASSIVTRARKEGRIRDDFAVKTLIDELNKFRGLCGSLMHYDTISVPLVYTQVVTLAVYTYFLTSVMGRQWVQNSNTSTIDCYFPVFTTLQFFFYMGWLKVAETLINPFGEDDDDFEVNWIIDRNLQVSYLIVDEMHHEHPELIRDQYWDEVFPTELPYTAASQAFREEHPQPSTAGIQLSAAQQELQPSSVRIDEMAAEYQQKYRPDIADDAASGIHFTATGKMSRSNTESGKITRSASRVSNRDRTLSGGSTPSNLGGSLTRVNSVTSVLKRLFSKEDRPDSGVSIGTKTPGRLAGSSSSASLQNRALAGGGSMRIGVIKEEADEQMTLTSMKSDKRPHVQSIFSPGPPPPSAPVTVPGTEHTRNGEIFSTSAPVTGVLVGSNGDGTGSANDRPAERTTQSARSSVAYDPATSYGGSGLADDELISTRSSSCTSVNSDDEFTKLKTEREKQRRDRVVRRLARSTSGHTNLLGAQSRSVLDTEHLLLSELANTSRMSMEASDRDDKVETDRL
- the LOC116430199 gene encoding bestrophin-4 isoform X3 gives rise to the protein MTVTYTAEVATCKGLGCFLKLLLRWRASIYKLVWLDLALFLFIYYTLSSIYRLILDEEQKKIFEAIVAYCNEYSDLIPLSFVLGFYVSIVMTRWWNQYMVIPWPDSIAVFVSATIHGNDERGRLMRRTIVRYVCVCLTLVLTMVSPRVKKRFPTLDHLVDTGLLLENELVIFQSLNDKFPKPSKHWLPIVWASSIVTRARKEGRIRDDFAVKTLIDELNKFRGLCGSLMHYDTISVPLVYTQVVTLAVYTYFLTSVMGRQWVQNSNTSTIDCYFPVFTTLQFFFYMGWLKVAETLINPFGEDDDDFEVNWIIDRNLQVSYLIVDEMHHEHPELIRDQYWDEVFPTELPYTAASQAFREEHPQPSTAGIQLSAAQQELQPSSVRIDEMAAEYQQKYRPDIADDAASGIHFTATGKMSRSASRVSNRDRTLSGGSTPSNLGGSLTRVNSVTSVLKRLFSKEDRPDSGVSIGTKTPGRLAGSSSSASLQNRALAGGGSMRIGVIKEEADEQMTLTSMKSDKRPHVQSIFSPGPPPPSAPVTVPGTEHTRNGEIFSTSAPVTGVLVGSNGDGTGSANDRPYVPGSRAERTTQSARSSVAYDPATSYGGSGLADDELISTRSSSCTSVNSDDEFTKLKTEREKQRRDRVVRRLARSTSGHTNLLGAQSRSVLDTEHLLLSELANTSRMSMEASDRDDKVETDRL